The Thermococcus sp. genome has a segment encoding these proteins:
- a CDS encoding TldD/PmbA family protein has protein sequence MFELNDFILRKAKELGFGDVVVLAYETNRRQVRFANNEITVAKNWHERKVELFVELDKRIAGTTITELSEENIERTLKTLLSNMRGMAPKEDYYGIAEGPFEYKDIPETFDKAIVELDEPNEYVEVAINSALEEGAKRVAGVLYTDHNRIYLTTSNGVEAFDEGTGIEISVRAFVGDLESGHGTNSVRVLKKFDPESAGRKAGEIASLAKNPEQGSEGRFDVIFDPLAFANLLSYMSFMTSAYAAEAGFSPFVSKLGQRVASEIVTIRDVGNMPNGYGTRKFDDEGVPTRETTIIEKGTFKTFLLNTSLARKYKTETTANAGLIMPHAWNVVLEPGDYSKDELFGEVKRGIYITNVWYTRFQNYVTGDFSTIPRDGIFLIEDGNLKPIRNIRVSDNLLGILSRVEAMSRESHHIHWWEVETPVTTPYVLVKDVGITRATK, from the coding sequence ATGTTCGAGCTTAACGATTTCATCCTGAGGAAGGCCAAAGAGCTCGGTTTCGGCGATGTGGTTGTTCTCGCCTATGAAACGAACAGGAGGCAGGTTAGATTCGCCAACAACGAGATAACGGTGGCGAAAAACTGGCACGAGAGGAAGGTCGAGCTCTTCGTCGAGCTTGACAAGAGAATCGCCGGGACGACGATAACCGAGCTGAGCGAGGAGAACATCGAGCGCACCCTCAAAACGCTCCTGAGCAACATGAGGGGCATGGCGCCGAAGGAGGACTACTACGGAATAGCGGAGGGACCGTTCGAGTATAAGGACATTCCGGAGACCTTTGATAAGGCCATCGTCGAACTCGACGAGCCGAACGAGTACGTTGAGGTCGCCATAAACTCGGCCCTTGAGGAAGGGGCAAAGCGCGTTGCCGGGGTTCTCTACACCGACCACAACAGGATTTACCTCACCACGAGCAACGGTGTGGAGGCCTTTGATGAAGGAACGGGAATAGAGATAAGCGTTAGAGCCTTCGTCGGCGATCTTGAGAGTGGCCACGGGACTAACTCAGTGAGGGTTTTGAAAAAGTTCGACCCTGAATCGGCCGGAAGAAAGGCCGGCGAGATAGCGAGCTTAGCTAAAAACCCGGAGCAGGGGTCTGAAGGGCGCTTTGACGTCATCTTTGACCCGCTTGCCTTTGCCAACCTGCTGAGCTACATGAGCTTCATGACGTCAGCTTACGCTGCAGAGGCGGGCTTTTCGCCCTTCGTGAGCAAACTCGGCCAGAGGGTTGCCAGTGAGATTGTTACGATCAGGGACGTCGGCAACATGCCGAACGGCTACGGCACGAGAAAGTTCGACGACGAGGGCGTTCCAACGAGGGAGACGACGATAATCGAGAAGGGAACCTTCAAAACCTTCCTCCTCAACACGAGTTTAGCGAGGAAGTACAAGACCGAGACGACGGCAAACGCCGGCTTGATAATGCCCCACGCATGGAACGTCGTCCTTGAGCCCGGCGACTACTCAAAGGATGAGCTCTTCGGCGAGGTTAAGCGGGGAATCTACATAACCAACGTCTGGTACACGCGCTTCCAGAACTACGTCACCGGTGATTTCTCGACCATCCCTAGGGACGGCATCTTCCTCATCGAGGACGGCAACTTGAAGCCGATTAGAAACATCCGCGTCAGCGACAACCTCCTCGGGATTTTAAGCAGGGTCGAGGCCATGAGCAGGGAGAGCCACCACATCCACTGGTGGGAGGTGGAAACTCCGGTAACGACGCCCTACGTCTTAGTGAAGGACGTTGGCATAACGAGGGCGACGAAATGA
- a CDS encoding TldD/PmbA family protein — protein MHELVEFAVEKALDLGADYAEARFEEKNGTSLAMKNGSPEGLEILADRGIGVRVLVGGGMGFASTNVLTRESMEEAVKKAVKLAKSASRVRNEPIRFSEEDFHEVYYEVKMRKDFRDVSPEEKLELLRKIEEEVKATGANVPMRYLSYSDQVWHKVIANSDGAFIESIIPRVSMMYNLVVFENGQMEQAPFVERAFSGGLELIEKDEPWEWAVKDVQALKKLIYEGKKPPEEKVDLVISPEVAGIAVHESVGHPYEADRIFGREAAQAGESFVKPDMLGERIGSEVVTVIDDPTIPNSWGFYLYDDEGVKARPRYLIRDGIITEFLTNREYAYKLGQRSNAAARAINYNREPIVRMANTYLAPGDYSFEELIEDVKLGVYMVSFNEWNIDDRRYQQRYIGREAYLIENGEIKHPVKRPILEITTRALWSSVDAVGKDVEFYPGTCGKGEPGQGVPVWMGGAHARLRDIPLRY, from the coding sequence ATGCATGAACTTGTAGAGTTCGCCGTGGAGAAGGCCCTTGACCTCGGCGCAGACTACGCCGAGGCCCGCTTTGAGGAGAAGAACGGCACTTCTCTGGCAATGAAGAATGGCTCTCCCGAGGGGCTGGAAATTCTGGCAGATAGGGGCATTGGAGTTCGCGTTCTTGTCGGCGGAGGAATGGGCTTCGCAAGCACGAACGTCCTCACGAGGGAAAGCATGGAGGAGGCAGTGAAGAAGGCCGTAAAGCTCGCCAAATCTGCCTCCCGCGTCAGGAACGAGCCAATACGCTTTTCAGAGGAGGACTTCCACGAGGTTTACTATGAGGTCAAGATGCGCAAGGACTTCCGCGACGTTTCTCCCGAGGAGAAGCTTGAGCTCCTCAGGAAAATCGAGGAAGAGGTAAAGGCCACCGGCGCAAACGTGCCGATGCGCTATCTAAGCTACTCCGACCAGGTTTGGCACAAGGTAATAGCCAACAGCGACGGAGCGTTCATCGAGAGCATCATCCCACGCGTCTCCATGATGTACAACCTCGTCGTTTTCGAGAACGGCCAGATGGAGCAGGCGCCCTTCGTGGAAAGGGCCTTTTCAGGTGGCTTAGAGCTCATCGAGAAGGACGAGCCCTGGGAGTGGGCCGTCAAGGACGTGCAGGCGCTCAAAAAGCTCATCTACGAGGGCAAGAAACCGCCCGAGGAGAAGGTTGACCTCGTTATAAGTCCGGAGGTAGCTGGCATAGCCGTCCACGAGAGCGTTGGACATCCCTACGAGGCCGACAGAATTTTTGGAAGGGAAGCTGCTCAGGCTGGAGAGAGCTTCGTGAAACCGGACATGCTCGGCGAGAGGATTGGTAGCGAGGTAGTTACCGTCATAGACGACCCGACCATACCGAACAGCTGGGGCTTCTACCTCTACGACGACGAGGGCGTAAAAGCGAGGCCGAGGTATCTCATAAGGGACGGAATCATCACCGAGTTCCTCACCAACCGCGAGTACGCCTACAAGCTCGGCCAGAGGTCGAACGCAGCAGCGAGGGCAATCAACTACAACCGCGAGCCGATCGTGAGGATGGCCAACACCTATCTGGCACCCGGCGACTACAGCTTTGAAGAGCTGATTGAAGACGTCAAGCTCGGCGTCTACATGGTGAGCTTCAACGAGTGGAACATAGACGACAGGAGGTACCAGCAGAGGTACATAGGCAGGGAAGCGTATCTCATCGAGAACGGAGAAATAAAGCACCCGGTAAAGAGGCCGATCCTTGAGATAACGACGAGGGCACTCTGGAGCAGCGTTGACGCGGTTGGGAAGGACGTCGAATTCTACCCGGGAACCTGTGGAAAGGGCGAACCCGGACAGGGCGTCCCGGTCTGGATGGGCGGTGCTCACGCGAGGCTTCGCGATATACCGCTGAGGTACTGA
- a CDS encoding MazG nucleotide pyrophosphohydrolase domain-containing protein yields MEIREFQQMIREIYFHKDSKRGVERTFLWFVEEVGELSEAIRKRDRESMEEEFADVLAWLASLANLLGIDLEDAAKKKYPGVCPYCGKKPCECEERF; encoded by the coding sequence ATGGAGATAAGGGAATTCCAGCAGATGATCAGGGAGATATACTTCCACAAGGATTCTAAGCGAGGCGTCGAGAGAACCTTCCTCTGGTTCGTTGAAGAAGTTGGAGAGCTGAGCGAGGCGATAAGGAAAAGGGACAGGGAATCTATGGAGGAGGAGTTCGCGGATGTTTTGGCGTGGCTAGCCAGTTTGGCGAACCTCCTCGGGATAGACCTCGAAGATGCCGCAAAGAAGAAGTACCCCGGCGTCTGCCCATACTGCGGGAAGAAGCCGTGCGAGTGCGAGGAGAGGTTTTAG
- a CDS encoding amino acid racemase, with translation NPRGWEGRKELLINAARALERAGAEIIAMTANTPHIVFPEVQKAVNVPMVSIIDALIEEMERRGVKKVLLLGTKTTMTAGFYKNALREAGFDVVTPGEEEIDEINRIIFNELAFENLRSRLYLLSLVERYAREKGIEGVILGCTELPLAIKPGDVPVEVFDTAKIHMRKLIELASGF, from the coding sequence ACAACCCCCGGGGCTGGGAGGGGAGAAAGGAGCTCCTCATAAACGCGGCGAGAGCCCTTGAGAGGGCTGGGGCTGAGATAATCGCCATGACTGCCAACACGCCACACATAGTCTTTCCTGAGGTTCAAAAAGCGGTGAACGTTCCGATGGTCAGCATAATAGATGCCCTCATCGAGGAGATGGAGAGGAGAGGAGTTAAGAAAGTCCTCCTTCTCGGGACGAAGACCACCATGACGGCCGGCTTTTATAAGAACGCCCTTCGGGAGGCGGGCTTCGACGTTGTAACGCCGGGAGAGGAGGAAATTGATGAGATCAACCGGATAATATTTAACGAGCTCGCCTTCGAGAACCTGAGGAGCAGGCTCTACCTTTTAAGCCTCGTCGAGAGGTACGCGAGGGAAAAGGGCATCGAAGGGGTTATCCTCGGCTGCACAGAGCTTCCCCTTGCCATAAAGCCCGGCGACGTTCCGGTTGAAGTCTTCGACACCGCGAAAATCCACATGAGGAAGCTAATCGAGTTGGCGAGTGGATTTTAA